One window of the Pedobacter ginsengisoli genome contains the following:
- a CDS encoding DUF5013 domain-containing protein produces MNKLFILLLSIVIFASCSKSKDIEAEPAEQKRPFVDFEAVPGDDAFTFDFKNNSKEFKKLEWRFGDDSVSYETAPSHVFATSGTFEVNLTAIAEDGSTAKKVVLIKIIPDSAVNFIAESQGNNKVKFSLKSAKVTVKDFSWDFGDGSAGSTEGAPIKEYGAGNLYTAKLKVTTEKGSVFTVSKLVTSNGTVKDVTLDYLLNVGPKFIPSARFGSRWGIVADWRVNDAVKQRDGNMGGWDEWDGNSMSMESWGGEPDIINGKIQQTTLNPLPAGQYFYTLDFVGYQWKNLFYTVIAKGGDLPDVDKIENNPIVLGYTKSSGNPDSGAPRKFTTSFIVPEQSPVTVGFVATFIDSDQYFRLRSIKLYQLDK; encoded by the coding sequence ATGAACAAACTTTTTATTTTGCTATTAAGCATAGTTATTTTCGCTTCCTGTTCTAAAAGCAAGGACATTGAAGCTGAACCAGCTGAACAGAAAAGGCCATTTGTGGACTTTGAAGCTGTTCCGGGAGATGATGCATTTACGTTTGATTTTAAGAATAACTCAAAGGAATTTAAGAAACTGGAGTGGCGTTTTGGAGATGATAGCGTTTCTTATGAAACTGCCCCAAGCCATGTCTTTGCTACTTCTGGTACCTTTGAAGTTAATTTAACAGCTATAGCTGAAGATGGGTCAACTGCCAAAAAAGTAGTGCTTATTAAAATTATTCCTGATAGTGCTGTAAACTTTATTGCTGAAAGTCAGGGTAATAATAAGGTGAAATTTAGTTTAAAGTCTGCAAAAGTGACTGTTAAAGATTTCTCTTGGGATTTCGGCGATGGATCAGCAGGTTCAACTGAAGGTGCCCCAATTAAAGAATATGGAGCGGGTAATTTGTATACCGCTAAGCTAAAGGTAACTACAGAAAAGGGTTCTGTATTTACGGTATCTAAATTGGTAACAAGTAACGGAACCGTAAAAGATGTTACTTTAGATTATTTGCTGAATGTTGGTCCTAAATTTATTCCATCTGCAAGATTTGGAAGTAGATGGGGTATCGTAGCAGATTGGCGTGTAAATGATGCTGTAAAACAACGTGATGGCAACATGGGGGGCTGGGATGAATGGGATGGAAACAGTATGTCAATGGAATCGTGGGGTGGTGAGCCTGACATCATTAATGGAAAAATTCAACAAACCACATTAAATCCACTTCCTGCCGGCCAGTATTTTTATACACTGGATTTTGTTGGATACCAATGGAAAAACTTGTTTTATACCGTAATTGCAAAAGGAGGAGATTTACCAGATGTGGATAAAATTGAAAATAATCCTATTGTTCTTGGGTATACTAAATCAAGTGGAAATCCAGATTCTGGAGCACCAAGAAAGTTCACTACATCGTTTATTGTACCTGAACAATCTCCGGTTACTGTAGGTTTCGTAGCAACATTTATAGATTCTGATCAGTATTTCAGACTTAGATCTATAAAACTTTATCAATTAGATAAATAA
- a CDS encoding pirin family protein, which yields MAQTILHKAATRTLADHGWLKSYQIFSFGMQYNPERIQFGALRVLNDDWVNGGKGFGEHPHDNMEIISIPLEGALQHEDSLENVAVIEAGEIQVMSAGTGIYHKEFNKNHNEPVKFLQIWLFPNQRNVEPRYHQERYDNLLKPNQFTQILSPNKDDEGVWIYQDAWFNIGKFDKGTKTDYQFKNKGNGLYVFVIKGDVKINEQILNERDGFGIWETEYIKIEAINETEILLMEVPMNY from the coding sequence ATGGCACAAACAATATTACATAAAGCTGCAACACGGACACTGGCAGATCATGGTTGGCTTAAAAGCTATCAGATCTTTAGCTTTGGTATGCAGTACAATCCTGAAAGAATTCAATTTGGTGCTTTAAGGGTACTTAATGATGACTGGGTTAATGGCGGCAAAGGTTTTGGGGAGCATCCTCATGACAACATGGAGATTATCTCTATCCCTCTTGAAGGGGCTTTACAACACGAAGACAGCCTTGAAAATGTAGCGGTTATTGAGGCCGGAGAAATTCAGGTTATGAGCGCCGGTACCGGAATTTACCATAAGGAGTTTAATAAAAATCACAATGAACCGGTAAAGTTTCTGCAAATCTGGTTGTTCCCAAATCAGCGCAACGTTGAGCCTAGATATCATCAGGAAAGGTACGATAATTTACTTAAACCAAATCAGTTCACTCAAATCTTATCACCTAACAAGGACGATGAGGGCGTTTGGATATATCAGGATGCCTGGTTTAATATTGGAAAATTTGATAAAGGCACGAAAACAGATTATCAATTTAAAAACAAAGGCAATGGCTTATATGTATTTGTAATTAAGGGAGATGTAAAAATTAATGAGCAGATCTTAAACGAACGTGATGGATTTGGCATCTGGGAAACCGAATACATAAAAATTGAAGCAATTAACGAAACGGAAATCCTTTTAATGGAGGTTCCAATGAATTATTAA
- a CDS encoding alpha/beta hydrolase: MYTHSKNIVTAGIPVAEAKRAVVFLHGRGATAEDIISLSSHLNVDDAALFAPQATNNSWYPYSFITPVEQNQPALDSALAIINELVDEIVSSGIPKDKIYFVGFSQGACLTLEYITRNAARYGGAVAFTGGLIGKEINMRNYKGDFQQTPILITTGDPDAHVPVRRVEVSEGIIKKMNAKITMKIYAGRVHTISQKEIELAKQLIFNEA; the protein is encoded by the coding sequence ATGTACACACACAGTAAAAATATTGTAACCGCAGGCATCCCTGTTGCTGAAGCTAAAAGAGCCGTTGTTTTTTTACACGGCCGGGGAGCTACTGCCGAAGATATTATTTCGTTAAGCAGCCATTTAAATGTAGATGATGCAGCATTATTTGCTCCGCAAGCTACCAATAACAGTTGGTATCCGTATAGTTTTATTACCCCGGTTGAACAAAACCAACCGGCTTTGGACTCGGCACTTGCCATAATTAATGAGCTTGTAGATGAAATTGTTTCGTCAGGAATCCCTAAGGATAAGATTTACTTTGTCGGGTTTTCGCAAGGTGCATGTTTAACACTAGAATATATTACCAGAAACGCAGCCAGATATGGTGGAGCGGTTGCCTTTACCGGTGGTTTAATTGGTAAAGAGATAAACATGAGAAACTATAAAGGAGACTTTCAGCAAACTCCAATACTGATTACTACCGGTGATCCTGATGCTCATGTTCCTGTAAGGAGAGTTGAGGTGAGCGAGGGCATCATTAAAAAAATGAATGCAAAAATTACAATGAAAATTTATGCAGGAAGAGTTCATACCATTAGTCAGAAAGAAATTGAATTAGCTAAACAGCTTATCTTTAATGAAGCCTGA